A single region of the Palaemon carinicauda isolate YSFRI2023 chromosome 17, ASM3689809v2, whole genome shotgun sequence genome encodes:
- the LOC137656117 gene encoding salivary glue protein Sgs-3-like, whose protein sequence is MLEAMVMLEATVFMVAMLTLEAMAMLEATVFMVAMDMLEATAFMVVMVMLEATGIMEAMVIALTTATRHTKIIPPTTTTTMLSTTSTPATTSATRNPDRTTTPKANTSSIFPTDASRPSLTTPTSRDTTRRSPTKAKPTTVPMDTALTTEGIMPLHSPTTYQSLHITESVDWLPVYY, encoded by the exons ATGTTGGAAGCCATGGTCATGCTGGAAGCCACGGTGTTCATGGTAGCCATGCTCACGTTGGAAGCCATGGCCATGTTGGAAGCCACGGTGTTCATGGTAGCCATGGACATGTTGGAAGCCACGGCGTTCATGGTAGTCATGGTCATGTTGGAAGCCACGGGCATCATGGAAGCCATGGTCATCGCTCTAACTACGGCCACGAGACATACGAAAAT CATCCCGCCCACTACAACTACAACTATGTTGTCAACGACGAGTACTCCGGCAACCACTTCGGCCACGAGGAATCCCGACAGGACTACGACACCAAAGGCAAATACTTCGTCCATCTTCCCGACGGACGCCTCCAGACCGTCACTTACTACGCCGACCAGTCGGGATACCACCCGGAGGTCTCCTACGAAGGCCAAGCCCACTACGGTGCCCATGGACACGGCCCTCACCACGGAGGGCATCATGCCCCTGCACAGTCCTACCACGTACCAAAGCCTTCATATCACTGAGTCCGTCGATTGGTTACCTGtttattattga